One window of Vitis riparia cultivar Riparia Gloire de Montpellier isolate 1030 chromosome 5, EGFV_Vit.rip_1.0, whole genome shotgun sequence genomic DNA carries:
- the LOC117913866 gene encoding leucine-rich repeat receptor-like serine/threonine-protein kinase At2g14510 isoform X1: MSFLSLIFLFSLLNLAQSQSQSPRGVFIDCGATVASLIDGRQWLPDATYVSSGTAKNLTDPNVAPILSTVRSFPLQGNTNKKFCYVVPVFRTGKYMVRTTYYYGGVNGRDSPPVFDQIVDGTLWGIVNTTDDYARGLVSYYEGVFVAAGKTMSLCIAANTNTDSDPFISALEFVLLGDSLYNSTDFGQYGLSLVARHSFGHNGSIIRYPDDQFDRYWEPFVLSNPTLASFRNVPVSDFWNLPPVKVFETELTSSGMEPIEFQWPPASLPNSTYYIALYFADGRNSSSRVFNISINGITYYHNLSVTSDGVAVFATQWLLGGLTNIILTPAAGSDIGPLINAGEVFNLLRLGGRTLTRDVIALESVKKSLENPPHDWNGDPCFPSQYSWTGVTCSEGPRIRVVSLNLSNMGLSGSLSPSVANLTALTNIWLGNNSLSGSIPDLSSLKRLEILHLEDNQFIGEIPSSLGNIDSLQELFLQNNNLTGQVPNSLTGKPGLNLKIFPGNNFSSSPPSGA, encoded by the exons ATGTCGTTTTTGTCTCTCatcttccttttttctctccTCAACCTCGCTCAATCTCAGAGTCAATCCCCCAGAG gtGTTTTCATTGATTGTGGCGCTACGGTTGCTTCCCTGATTGACGGCCGGCAATGGTTGCCTGACGCCACTTATGTATCCTCCGGGACCGCCAAAAACCTAACTGATCCCAACGTTGCCCCTATCCTATCCACCGTCCGATCTTTCCCTCTTCAAGGCAATACTAATAAGAAATTCTGCTATGTTGTTCCGGTGTTTCGTACTGGGAAGTACATGGTGCGGACGACGTACTACTATGGAGGAGTCAACGGCCGGGATTCGCCTCCGGTATTTGATCAGATTGTGGATGGGACGTTGTGGGGTATTGTAAATACCACGGATGATTATGCGAGAGGGTTGGTATCGTACTATGAGGGAGTTTTCGTTGCTGCAGGAAAGACAATGAGCTTGTGTATTGCTGCAAACACGAATACGGACTCTGATCCATTTATATCGGCATTGGAGTTTGTTCTGCTGGGAGATTCACTTTACAATTCGACGGATTTTGGGCAATATGGTCTGAGCTTGGTTGCAAGACATAGTTTCGGGCACAATGGATCAATTATCCG ATATCCAGATGATCAATTTGATCGCTACTGGGAGCCATTTGTGTTAAGTAATCCTACCCTGGCAAGCTTCAGAAATGTCCCTGTTTCTGATTTCTGGAATCTCCCCCCTGTGAAGGTTTTTGAAACAGAGCTGACAAGCAGCGGAATGGAACCTATAGAGTTTCAGTGGCCTCCAGCTTCCCTTCCAAACTCAACATATTACATTGCTCTATATTTTGCAGATGGTCGTAATTCATCGTCTAGGGTGTTTAACATAAGCATAAATGGTATAACATATTACCATAATCTGAGTGTAACTTCAGATGGTGTTGCTGTCTTTGCAACCCAGTGGCTTCTTGGTGGtctaacaaatataatattgaCCCCTGCTGCTGGTTCAGACATTGGTCCATTGATCAATGCTGGAGAGGTTTTCAATCTACTGCGTCTTGGTGGAAGAACTCTTACACGAGATG TAATTGCTCTAGAAAGTGTGAAGAAAAGTCTAGAAAACCCTCCACATGATTGGAATGGTGATCCTTGTTTTCCTAGTCAGTACTCATGGACTGGAGTTACATGTTCTGAAGGACCTCGGATTCGTGTGGTTTCTTT AAACCTGTCAAATATGGGTCTTTCAGGATCACTGTCACCTAGTGTTGCCAATTTGACTGCGTTGACCAACAT CTGGCTTGGAAACAATAGTTTGTCTGGATCTATTCCTGATCTCAGTTCATTAAAGAGACTGGAGATACT GCATTTGGAGGACAATCAATTTATTGGAGAGATACCATCATCTTTGGGGAACATAGACAGTTTACAAGAACT TttcttacaaaataataatctGACTGGTCAAGTTCCAAATAGCCTTACAGGAAAACCTGGACTGAACCTTAA GATTTTTCCTGGGAATAATTTTTCATCATCACCACCTTCAGGAGCTTAA
- the LOC117913866 gene encoding leucine-rich repeat receptor-like serine/threonine-protein kinase At2g14510 isoform X2, which translates to MSFLSLIFLFSLLNLAQSQSQSPRGVFIDCGATVASLIDGRQWLPDATYVSSGTAKNLTDPNVAPILSTVRSFPLQGNTNKKFCYVVPVFRTGKYMVRTTYYYGGVNGRDSPPVFDQIVDGTLWGIVNTTDDYARGLVSYYEGVFVAAGKTMSLCIAANTNTDSDPFISALEFVLLGDSLYNSTDFGQYGLSLVARHSFGHNGSIIRYPDDQFDRYWEPFVLSNPTLASFRNVPVSDFWNLPPVKVFETELTSSGMEPIEFQWPPASLPNSTYYIALYFADGRNSSSRVFNISINGITYYHNLSVTSDGVAVFATQWLLGGLTNIILTPAAGSDIGPLINAGEVFNLLRLGGRTLTRDVIALESVKKSLENPPHDWNGDPCFPSQYSWTGVTCSEGPRIRVVSLNLSNMGLSGSLSPSVANLTALTNIWLGNNSLSGSIPDLSSLKRLEILHLEDNQFIGEIPSSLGNIDSLQELFLQNNNLTGQVPNSLTGKPGLNLK; encoded by the exons ATGTCGTTTTTGTCTCTCatcttccttttttctctccTCAACCTCGCTCAATCTCAGAGTCAATCCCCCAGAG gtGTTTTCATTGATTGTGGCGCTACGGTTGCTTCCCTGATTGACGGCCGGCAATGGTTGCCTGACGCCACTTATGTATCCTCCGGGACCGCCAAAAACCTAACTGATCCCAACGTTGCCCCTATCCTATCCACCGTCCGATCTTTCCCTCTTCAAGGCAATACTAATAAGAAATTCTGCTATGTTGTTCCGGTGTTTCGTACTGGGAAGTACATGGTGCGGACGACGTACTACTATGGAGGAGTCAACGGCCGGGATTCGCCTCCGGTATTTGATCAGATTGTGGATGGGACGTTGTGGGGTATTGTAAATACCACGGATGATTATGCGAGAGGGTTGGTATCGTACTATGAGGGAGTTTTCGTTGCTGCAGGAAAGACAATGAGCTTGTGTATTGCTGCAAACACGAATACGGACTCTGATCCATTTATATCGGCATTGGAGTTTGTTCTGCTGGGAGATTCACTTTACAATTCGACGGATTTTGGGCAATATGGTCTGAGCTTGGTTGCAAGACATAGTTTCGGGCACAATGGATCAATTATCCG ATATCCAGATGATCAATTTGATCGCTACTGGGAGCCATTTGTGTTAAGTAATCCTACCCTGGCAAGCTTCAGAAATGTCCCTGTTTCTGATTTCTGGAATCTCCCCCCTGTGAAGGTTTTTGAAACAGAGCTGACAAGCAGCGGAATGGAACCTATAGAGTTTCAGTGGCCTCCAGCTTCCCTTCCAAACTCAACATATTACATTGCTCTATATTTTGCAGATGGTCGTAATTCATCGTCTAGGGTGTTTAACATAAGCATAAATGGTATAACATATTACCATAATCTGAGTGTAACTTCAGATGGTGTTGCTGTCTTTGCAACCCAGTGGCTTCTTGGTGGtctaacaaatataatattgaCCCCTGCTGCTGGTTCAGACATTGGTCCATTGATCAATGCTGGAGAGGTTTTCAATCTACTGCGTCTTGGTGGAAGAACTCTTACACGAGATG TAATTGCTCTAGAAAGTGTGAAGAAAAGTCTAGAAAACCCTCCACATGATTGGAATGGTGATCCTTGTTTTCCTAGTCAGTACTCATGGACTGGAGTTACATGTTCTGAAGGACCTCGGATTCGTGTGGTTTCTTT AAACCTGTCAAATATGGGTCTTTCAGGATCACTGTCACCTAGTGTTGCCAATTTGACTGCGTTGACCAACAT CTGGCTTGGAAACAATAGTTTGTCTGGATCTATTCCTGATCTCAGTTCATTAAAGAGACTGGAGATACT GCATTTGGAGGACAATCAATTTATTGGAGAGATACCATCATCTTTGGGGAACATAGACAGTTTACAAGAACT TttcttacaaaataataatctGACTGGTCAAGTTCCAAATAGCCTTACAGGAAAACCTGGACTGAACCTTAAGTGA
- the LOC117914859 gene encoding uncharacterized protein LOC117914859 yields the protein MVSLEAVQASSRSIEPTVSPRISFSSDFLDEKNFISISPNSEKEKQHEMDQEKARNTDFEFLSSNSTSHTMLTADELFFEGKLLPFWQRQHSEKLNKMSLKTKNDEEQEEEEANKEESRVSWFVDDDPSPRPPKCTVLWKELLRLKKQRASTLSPSSSSSSSSSSSSLVDMGTMDQGKEGSGKREKQVKRIKKGLERTRSASIRIRPVINVPICTQGKTSLLPPLFPLKKGRLER from the coding sequence ATGGTCTCCCTGGAAGCTGTCCAGGCAAGCTCCAGATCCATTGAGCCCACTGTAAGTCCCCGGATTTCTTTCTCTTCTGATTTCCTAGATGAAAAGAACTTCATCTCTATAAGTCCAAATTCTGAGAAGGAAAAACAACATGAGATGGATCAAGAGAAAGCACGGAATACAGATTTTGAGTTTCTCTCCAGCAATTCAACCAGCCACACCATGTTAACTGCTGATGAGCTTTTCTTTGAAGGGAAGCTCCTTCCCTTTTGGCAAAGGCAGCACTCTGAGAAACTCAACAAGATGAGCCTCAAAACGAAAAATGATGAGGAACAAGAAGAGGAAGAGGCGAACAAGGAGGAGAGCCGGGTGAGTTGGTTTGTGGATGATGATCCATCTCCTCGGCCACCTAAATGTACTGTTCTATGGAAAGAGTTGTTGAGGCTGAAGAAGCAACGAGCTTCAACTTTGtcaccatcttcttcttcatcctcatcttcatcttcaagcTCACTTGTTGATATGGGCACCATGGATCAGGGCAAGGAAGGGTCaggaaaaagagagaagcaGGTGAAGAGGATAAAGAAAGGGTTGGAGAGGACAAGATCAGCCAGTATTAGAATACGGCCTGTTATTAATGTGCCTATTTGCACACAGGGGAAGACCAGTCTTCTGCCACCTTTGTTTCCACTTAAGAAAGGAAGATTAGAGAGGTGA
- the LOC117915124 gene encoding probable membrane-associated kinase regulator 1, which produces MGRRRRVESDSKSQTLPSSPSHSFSSSSSSDFEFTVSQSPLKSSSNHLCPADELFYKGQLLPLHLSPRLSMVRTLLLASSSTASSSSDTTTTASRDSTGSSTESTSSFASDLVLLPDCDSSRPSSVAEDDDFKRLSAHGFLTQAAHGGGYQQIKKSKYFSFSRISSVFRKDSKGRESDNVSGSSVKRMSSSAREVIRKYLKKVKPLYEKLSQKQQCQQQKMGTDTTGAATLSMKSERSIKDVTGISVQNSGNDSRGGGFSHSFSGNLRYPRRRRCVSSCPSSMRSSPSHSGVLCRNMYASTVRTGGISHMDSTMEELQSAIQGAIAHCKNSMGPSKSMVSNEI; this is translated from the coding sequence atggggaggaggaggagagtTGAATCAGATTCCAAATCCCAGACCCTCCCTTCATCGCCATCCcactccttttcttcttcttcttcctcggATTTCGAATTCACAGTCTCTCAATCCCCTCTCAAATCTTCTTCCAACCATCTCTGCCCAGCCGACGAGTTGTTCTACAAGGGTCAGTTGTTGCCGCTCCACCTCTCCCCCCGCCTCTCCATGGTCCGTACTCTTCTCCTTGCTTCTTCCAGCACTGCCTCTTCCTCCTCCgacaccaccaccaccgcctCCCGTGACTCCACCGGGAGTTCAACCGAATCCACCTCCTCTTTCGCCAGCGACCTCGTCTTGCTCCCCGACTGCGACTCCTCTCGCCCCAGTTCCGTGGCAGAGGACGATGACTTCAAGCGGCTTAGTGCACATGGTTTTCTGACGCAGGCTGCTCATGGGGGTGGCTACCAACAGATCAAGAAGAGCAAGTATTTCTCTTTCTCCAGGATTTCTTCTGTGTTTCGGAAGGATTCCAAGGGCCGTGAATCGGATAACGTGTCGGGGTCGTCGGTGAAGCGGATGAGCTCGTCGGCGAGGGAGGTGATTAGGAAATATTTAAAGAAGGTGAAGCCGCTATACGAGAAACTATCGCAGAAACAGCAGTGCCAGCAGCAGAAAATGGGAACAGATACAACCGGAGCCGCCACTTTGTCAATGAAATCCGAGAGATCTATAAAGGACGTCACGGGAATATCGGTTCAGAATTCAGGAAACGACAGCCGTGGTGGTGGATTTTCTCATTCCTTCTCCGGCAATTTGAGATACCCAAGAAGGAGAAGATGCGTTTCGAGCTGTCCGTCGTCGATGCGGTCGTCCCCGAGCCACTCCGGTGTCCTCTGTCGGAACATGTACGCCAGTACGGTCAGAACCGGAGGCATAAGTCACATGGACTCGACAATGGAGGAGTTGCAGAGTGCAATTCAAGGAGCAATAGCCCATTGCAAGAACTCCATGGGTCCAAGCAAGTCCATGGTCAGCAACGAGATTTGA